A portion of the Blastopirellula sediminis genome contains these proteins:
- the aceE gene encoding pyruvate dehydrogenase (acetyl-transferring), homodimeric type, giving the protein MAEAKLMPAEENILRQNPAAHSQDTDPSETKEWIDSLDYIIESKGGDRVRYLLSALENRAHARGVDLPFAANTPYINSIHVSQQPVYPGNREFERRIKSVIRWNAMAMVTRANRDFSGLGGHISSYASAATLYEVAFNHFFRGRHGGYEGDQVYFQGHASPGIYARAFVEGRLTEKNLENFRRELQDVQGLSSYPHPWLMPDFWEFPTVSMGLGPICSIYQARFNRYMQDRGIKKTDGTRVWAFLGDGECDEPETLGAISLAAREGLNNLTWTINCNLQRLDGPVRGNGKIIQELEAVFRGAGWNVIKVIWGSDWDPLLEADQSGLLVKRMEEVVDGQYQKYVVMPGSYIREHFFGKYPELLELVKSYSDERLEKMLRGGHDPAKVYAAYKAAVECTNKPTVILAKTVKGYGLGEAGEGRNVTHNQKKLNEKELADFRNRFSIPISDEEVVKAPFYRPPEGSAEMKYLVKRREALGGFMPTRPTDSPKMDVPALADYQEFLGDSGGKELSTTMGFVRLLSKLVKDKSIGKNIVPIVPDESRTFGMEGMFRQIGIYAHGGQLYEPVDSDQLMYYKEAKDGQILEEGITEAGSMSSFIAAGNAYCQHGINMVPFFIYYSMFGFQRVGDLVWAAADTRAKGFLIGGTAGRTTLNGEGLQHQDGHSHLNAIAFPTVRSYDPAFAYETTVIIFDGMKKMYVDGETAMYYITVGNENYAMPAMPEGAEEGIVRGIYKYNSLDAAKGKNRVQLFGSGPILRCVLEAQQILADKYQVSSDVWSVTSYTELRRDAHACQRWNMFHPTEEPRKSYLEQVMEGVEGPFIASSDNVRALPEQIRDYLPGNLLALGTDGMGRSETREALRRHFEIDAASVVIATLYQLFREGKLDAKKVAKAIKDLDYNPEKVDPYFA; this is encoded by the coding sequence ATGGCAGAAGCCAAGTTGATGCCCGCCGAGGAAAACATTTTGCGTCAAAATCCGGCGGCTCACTCGCAAGATACCGACCCGAGCGAAACCAAAGAATGGATCGACTCGCTGGATTACATCATTGAGAGCAAAGGGGGCGATCGGGTTCGCTACCTGCTTTCAGCTCTTGAAAACCGTGCTCACGCTCGCGGCGTCGATCTGCCGTTTGCCGCGAACACCCCGTACATCAACTCGATTCACGTCAGCCAGCAGCCGGTTTATCCGGGCAACCGCGAATTTGAACGCCGCATCAAGAGCGTCATTCGTTGGAACGCCATGGCGATGGTGACCCGAGCGAACCGCGACTTTAGCGGTTTGGGCGGTCACATCTCGAGCTACGCTTCGGCCGCGACGCTGTACGAAGTCGCCTTTAACCACTTCTTTCGCGGTCGTCACGGCGGTTACGAAGGGGATCAGGTTTACTTCCAAGGTCACGCTTCGCCGGGCATTTACGCTCGCGCCTTCGTCGAAGGTCGCTTGACCGAAAAGAACCTGGAGAACTTCCGCCGCGAACTGCAGGACGTGCAAGGTCTTTCGTCCTATCCGCACCCGTGGCTGATGCCGGACTTCTGGGAATTCCCGACTGTTTCGATGGGCTTGGGACCGATCTGCTCGATCTACCAGGCGCGCTTCAATCGCTACATGCAAGATCGCGGCATCAAGAAGACCGACGGCACGCGCGTCTGGGCCTTCTTGGGCGACGGCGAATGCGACGAGCCCGAAACGTTGGGCGCGATCAGCCTGGCGGCTCGCGAAGGTTTGAACAACCTGACCTGGACCATCAACTGCAACCTGCAGCGTTTGGACGGTCCGGTTCGCGGTAACGGCAAGATCATCCAGGAACTGGAAGCGGTCTTCCGTGGCGCCGGCTGGAACGTGATCAAAGTGATCTGGGGTAGCGACTGGGATCCGTTGCTCGAAGCCGATCAATCGGGCCTCTTGGTCAAGCGGATGGAAGAAGTGGTCGACGGCCAGTACCAGAAGTACGTCGTCATGCCGGGCTCGTACATCCGCGAGCACTTCTTCGGCAAGTATCCGGAACTGCTCGAACTGGTGAAGTCGTACTCGGACGAACGTCTCGAGAAGATGCTCCGCGGCGGTCACGATCCGGCGAAGGTTTACGCCGCCTACAAGGCTGCCGTCGAGTGCACCAACAAGCCGACCGTCATCCTCGCCAAAACGGTGAAGGGTTACGGCCTGGGCGAAGCGGGCGAAGGCCGCAACGTCACGCACAACCAGAAGAAGCTGAACGAGAAAGAACTGGCCGACTTCCGCAACCGCTTCAGCATTCCGATCTCGGACGAAGAAGTGGTGAAAGCGCCGTTCTATCGTCCGCCGGAAGGCAGCGCCGAGATGAAATACCTGGTCAAGCGTCGCGAGGCGCTGGGCGGGTTCATGCCGACGCGTCCGACCGACAGCCCGAAAATGGACGTTCCGGCTCTGGCCGACTACCAAGAGTTCCTGGGCGATAGCGGCGGCAAAGAACTGTCGACCACGATGGGCTTCGTCCGTTTGCTCAGCAAGCTGGTCAAAGACAAGAGCATCGGTAAGAACATCGTGCCGATCGTTCCGGACGAATCGCGTACCTTCGGTATGGAAGGTATGTTCCGCCAGATCGGCATTTACGCTCACGGCGGCCAGCTGTACGAACCGGTCGACTCCGATCAGTTGATGTACTACAAGGAAGCCAAAGACGGTCAGATCCTGGAAGAAGGGATCACCGAAGCGGGCTCGATGTCGTCGTTCATTGCGGCGGGCAACGCCTACTGCCAGCACGGCATTAACATGGTGCCGTTCTTCATCTACTACTCGATGTTCGGCTTCCAGCGCGTCGGCGACTTGGTTTGGGCCGCTGCGGATACCCGCGCCAAGGGCTTCCTGATCGGCGGTACCGCGGGGCGCACCACGCTGAACGGCGAAGGTTTGCAGCACCAGGACGGCCATAGCCACCTGAACGCGATCGCCTTCCCGACCGTCCGTTCGTACGATCCGGCCTTCGCCTACGAAACGACCGTGATCATCTTCGACGGTATGAAGAAGATGTACGTCGACGGCGAAACCGCGATGTACTACATCACCGTCGGTAACGAAAACTACGCGATGCCGGCGATGCCCGAAGGCGCCGAAGAAGGGATCGTTCGCGGGATCTACAAGTACAACTCGCTCGACGCCGCCAAAGGCAAGAATCGCGTGCAGCTGTTCGGCAGCGGTCCGATTCTGCGTTGCGTCCTCGAAGCGCAGCAGATCCTGGCCGACAAGTACCAGGTCTCCAGCGACGTGTGGAGCGTCACCAGCTACACCGAGTTGCGTCGCGACGCTCACGCGTGCCAACGCTGGAACATGTTCCACCCGACCGAAGAGCCGCGCAAGTCGTACCTCGAACAAGTGATGGAAGGGGTCGAAGGACCGTTCATCGCTTCGAGCGACAACGTCCGCGCGTTGCCGGAACAGATTCGCGATTATCTGCCGGGCAATTTGTTGGCCCTCGGTACCGACGGCATGGGACGCAGCGAAACTCGCGAAGCGCTTCGCCGTCACTTCGAGATCGACGCGGCTTCGGTCGTGATCGCCACCTTGTATCAATTGTTCCGCGAAGGGAAGCTCGACGCCAAAAAGGTCGCCAAGGCGATTAAGGACCTCGACTACAACCCGGAAAAGGTCGATCCCTACTTCGCGTAG
- the lpdA gene encoding dihydrolipoyl dehydrogenase: MSHTQLAVLGGGPGGYAAAFLAADHGMEVTLIEQEPRLGGTCLLRGCIPSKALLHVAKVIDETYELHDDWGVSFGAPQIDLDKLRARKDKVIETMSAGLKQLAKRRNVTVIQARGKFLDSNTLELTGDSPTIPEGGKLTFDKCVIATGSVAAVPPAFQVDSDRVMDSTGALQLQEVPETMLVIGGGYIGLEMGSVYANLGTQVSVVELTDGLLPGADRNLVKPLQKRIETLFEGRLHLNTKVGSIGIRGEKVEVAFEGPGKFGTEKYDRVLVSIGRWPNTKDIGLENTKVVVDKRGFIAVNGQLQTDDPKLLAIGDVTGNPMLAHKATHEGRTAIEALLGHPVEFKPAAIPAVIFTDPEIAWAGLMEEEAKAAGREVEVVMYPWAASGRAQSLGRSDGMTKWIVDPTTKVVLGCGIVGPGAGELIGEAVLAIEMRAEVGDIAASIHPHPTLSETVMNAAEVFFGTATEIYKPKR, encoded by the coding sequence ATGAGCCACACGCAGCTTGCTGTTTTGGGAGGTGGTCCTGGTGGATACGCCGCCGCCTTTCTCGCCGCCGACCACGGTATGGAAGTCACCTTGATCGAGCAGGAGCCGCGTCTCGGCGGTACCTGTTTGTTGCGAGGTTGTATTCCGTCGAAGGCTTTGCTTCACGTCGCCAAAGTCATTGACGAAACGTACGAACTGCACGACGACTGGGGCGTGTCGTTCGGCGCTCCGCAGATCGATCTCGACAAACTGCGTGCCCGCAAAGACAAGGTCATCGAAACCATGTCGGCCGGGCTGAAGCAGCTGGCCAAACGCCGCAACGTCACCGTGATTCAGGCTCGCGGCAAGTTTCTCGACAGCAACACCTTGGAATTGACCGGCGATAGCCCGACGATTCCGGAAGGGGGCAAGCTGACCTTCGACAAATGCGTGATCGCGACCGGTTCGGTCGCTGCGGTTCCGCCGGCCTTCCAGGTCGACTCGGATCGCGTCATGGATTCCACGGGCGCTCTGCAGTTGCAGGAAGTGCCGGAAACGATGCTGGTCATCGGCGGCGGTTACATCGGTCTCGAAATGGGGAGCGTTTACGCTAACCTCGGCACGCAGGTCAGCGTCGTCGAATTGACCGACGGTCTGCTCCCGGGCGCCGATCGCAACCTGGTGAAGCCGCTGCAGAAGCGGATTGAAACCTTGTTTGAAGGGCGTCTGCACCTCAACACGAAGGTCGGCTCGATCGGCATTCGCGGCGAAAAGGTCGAAGTCGCGTTTGAAGGTCCCGGCAAGTTCGGCACCGAAAAGTACGATCGCGTCCTGGTCTCGATCGGTCGCTGGCCGAACACCAAGGACATCGGTCTGGAAAACACCAAGGTCGTCGTCGACAAGCGCGGCTTTATCGCCGTCAACGGTCAGCTGCAAACCGACGATCCGAAGTTGCTCGCGATCGGCGACGTGACCGGCAACCCGATGCTCGCTCACAAAGCGACGCACGAAGGCCGCACCGCGATCGAAGCGCTGCTCGGTCATCCGGTTGAATTCAAGCCGGCCGCGATCCCGGCGGTGATCTTCACCGACCCGGAAATCGCCTGGGCTGGTCTGATGGAAGAAGAAGCGAAGGCGGCCGGTCGCGAAGTCGAAGTCGTGATGTACCCGTGGGCCGCCAGCGGTCGCGCCCAGTCGCTGGGTCGCTCGGACGGCATGACCAAATGGATCGTCGACCCGACCACCAAGGTGGTTCTGGGCTGCGGCATCGTTGGTCCCGGCGCCGGCGAACTGATCGGCGAAGCGGTCCTGGCGATCGAGATGCGGGCCGAAGTGGGCGACATCGCCGCTTCGATCCACCCCCACCCGACGCTGAGCGAAACCGTCATGAATGCGGCCGAAGTCTTCTTTGGAACGGCGACCGAGATTTACAAGCCGAAACGCTAG
- a CDS encoding dihydrolipoamide acetyltransferase family protein: MATEVKLPELGDGIESGDILSVYVSVGDVVTKNQNILELETDKATVEIPTTVAGKVTKVHIAAGDSVPIGGTLISVEAAEGAAAEAKPAPAAPKTEAPKAEPKKEEPAPKAEAPKPEPPKPAPTPAPAAPKPVTPAPQPVVAYEAPVAVATSTEGLIYAEEDDVPAGPAIRRFAREVGVDLRSVQGTGENGRVTRDDVLATVRKLSKAGGKAAATATAAAPAKAEKPIAPPSVVPPGEQGQDNYGSVRIEKMAKIRKTIAAQMSLSWTTAPRVTNFDDADVTALEALRQQSKDDYAEAGVKLTSMAFLVKAVALALRNNPALNAVIDMENAQVIYKEYVNVGIAVDSERGLVVPNIRSADRLPIPEIAREVQKLANDVRTGSFSMDQIRGGTFTISNLGAIGGTYSTPIINVPEVAILLVGRSRKLPVVVNDQIVPRMMMPLSLSYDHRLVDGATAARFLNEIKTYLEAPSRLLLAP; the protein is encoded by the coding sequence ATGGCGACAGAAGTTAAATTGCCCGAACTGGGCGATGGCATTGAATCAGGCGACATTCTCTCGGTCTACGTCTCGGTTGGAGACGTCGTCACGAAGAATCAAAATATTCTCGAACTCGAAACCGACAAAGCGACCGTCGAAATCCCGACCACCGTCGCCGGCAAAGTGACCAAGGTTCATATCGCCGCCGGCGATAGCGTGCCGATCGGCGGAACGTTGATCTCGGTCGAAGCGGCCGAAGGCGCCGCCGCCGAAGCCAAGCCGGCTCCGGCCGCGCCGAAGACGGAAGCCCCCAAGGCCGAACCGAAAAAGGAAGAGCCTGCTCCGAAAGCGGAAGCTCCGAAGCCCGAGCCGCCGAAACCGGCGCCGACTCCCGCTCCGGCCGCTCCGAAACCGGTCACTCCGGCTCCGCAGCCGGTCGTCGCTTACGAAGCGCCGGTCGCCGTCGCGACTTCGACCGAAGGTTTGATCTACGCCGAAGAAGATGACGTTCCGGCCGGTCCGGCGATTCGTCGCTTCGCTCGCGAAGTTGGCGTCGATCTCCGCTCCGTGCAGGGGACCGGCGAGAATGGTCGCGTCACCCGTGACGATGTGTTGGCCACCGTTCGCAAACTGAGCAAAGCCGGCGGCAAAGCGGCCGCCACGGCGACTGCCGCCGCTCCGGCCAAGGCCGAAAAGCCGATCGCTCCGCCGTCGGTTGTTCCGCCGGGCGAACAAGGCCAAGACAATTACGGCTCGGTCCGCATCGAAAAGATGGCGAAGATCCGCAAGACGATCGCCGCCCAGATGAGCCTGTCGTGGACCACCGCACCGCGCGTCACCAACTTTGACGACGCCGACGTCACCGCGCTCGAAGCGCTCCGTCAGCAAAGCAAAGACGATTACGCCGAAGCGGGCGTCAAGCTGACCTCGATGGCGTTCCTGGTCAAAGCGGTCGCCTTGGCGCTGCGAAACAATCCGGCGCTGAACGCCGTGATCGACATGGAAAACGCCCAGGTCATCTACAAGGAATACGTCAACGTCGGCATCGCCGTCGACTCGGAACGTGGCCTTGTCGTGCCGAACATCCGCAGCGCCGATCGCCTGCCGATTCCGGAAATCGCTCGCGAAGTCCAGAAGCTGGCCAACGACGTCCGCACCGGTTCGTTCTCGATGGACCAGATCCGCGGCGGAACCTTCACCATCAGCAACCTGGGCGCGATCGGCGGGACCTACTCGACCCCGATCATCAACGTCCCGGAAGTGGCGATCCTGCTGGTCGGCCGCAGCCGCAAGCTGCCGGTCGTCGTCAATGACCAGATCGTTCCCCGCATGATGATGCCGCTGAGCCTGTCGTACGACCACCGCCTGGTCGACGGCGCCACGGCCGCTCGCTTCCTGAACGAGATCAAAACCTATCTCGAAGCTCCGAGCCGATTGCTGTTGGCTCCGTAA
- a CDS encoding SLC13 family permease: MIPEFLHPWLAIATTIGVFVTLQVTRRIPIDLLFLLALVFLVLTGVLAPAAAIAGFASRAVLAISALLVVAAGLRSTGVLDWVGNMLLGDVKTEQSALRRIAGPIVASSAFILNTALVAMMMPVLIDWCRQRNLSPSKLLLPLSYLTILGGVCTLIGTSTTLVVNDQLRLSHTAMQAEVAQLEEAASPDATAIAKRQTALPKVAPMGFFEIGMVGLPCAIAGSLFLILLGQKLLPGSPDLIEQLGDQRREYLVEMQVLPECRLVSKTVEEAGLRNLHGLYLIEIDRHGDIITPVAPGDQIRAGDRLVFTGVVSTIVDLEKIPGLVPAADQTYEFHPSSRQQRHLTEVVLSRTSPLIGSTVRKANFRALYNAAVIAVHRNGMRLTNKIGNIELEPGDTLLLQTRGDFIAQQRNSRDFYLVSSVEGAEPRRHDRALLAASLMSVLILWMTLASLFGGGGLGDPAIAALSIAALMVLTQCVKSSDARAAVDLQVVVTIAAALGLGSALWQSGAAGMIAESLVNLVGPRPYLLLIVIYLLAMVFTEMITNAAVAALLLPIAIAVAMEGDLNPRPFIMAIALAASLSFLTPIGYQTNLMVMGPGGYKPRDYLVAGVPLALIVATTALVLIPFVWPLTLTN; encoded by the coding sequence ATGATTCCCGAATTTTTGCACCCTTGGCTTGCGATCGCGACGACCATCGGCGTGTTCGTCACCCTGCAAGTCACGCGACGAATCCCAATCGACCTGCTGTTTCTGTTGGCGCTCGTCTTTTTGGTTCTGACTGGGGTCCTGGCCCCAGCCGCGGCAATCGCCGGCTTCGCCAGCCGCGCGGTCTTGGCGATCAGCGCCCTGTTAGTTGTAGCGGCCGGTCTGCGCAGCACCGGCGTCCTCGACTGGGTCGGCAACATGCTACTGGGAGATGTGAAGACCGAGCAATCGGCGCTTCGCCGCATCGCCGGGCCGATCGTCGCCAGCAGTGCGTTCATCCTCAACACCGCGCTGGTCGCGATGATGATGCCGGTACTGATCGATTGGTGCCGTCAGCGAAACCTCTCTCCGTCGAAGTTGCTGCTCCCCCTTAGTTACCTGACGATCCTGGGCGGCGTCTGCACGTTGATCGGCACCAGCACCACGCTGGTCGTTAACGATCAACTTCGCTTGAGCCACACCGCGATGCAGGCCGAAGTGGCACAACTAGAGGAAGCGGCGTCGCCCGATGCGACCGCCATCGCCAAACGCCAAACGGCGCTGCCGAAAGTCGCGCCGATGGGCTTCTTCGAGATCGGCATGGTCGGGCTGCCGTGCGCAATCGCCGGATCGCTCTTCTTGATCCTGCTCGGGCAGAAATTGCTGCCAGGTTCGCCTGACTTAATCGAGCAGCTGGGAGATCAACGCCGTGAATACCTGGTCGAGATGCAAGTGCTGCCCGAATGTCGCCTGGTGAGCAAAACGGTTGAAGAGGCGGGCCTGCGTAACTTGCACGGGCTCTATCTGATCGAAATCGATCGCCACGGCGACATCATCACGCCGGTTGCGCCGGGAGATCAAATCCGTGCCGGCGATCGTCTGGTCTTCACCGGCGTCGTGTCGACAATCGTCGACTTGGAGAAGATTCCGGGGCTCGTTCCCGCGGCCGATCAAACGTATGAATTCCATCCCAGCTCGCGGCAACAGCGGCACCTGACCGAAGTGGTTTTGTCGCGCACGTCGCCGCTGATCGGCAGCACCGTCCGCAAAGCGAACTTTCGCGCTCTCTATAACGCGGCGGTGATCGCGGTCCATCGCAACGGCATGCGACTGACCAACAAGATCGGCAACATCGAACTGGAGCCGGGCGATACGCTGCTATTGCAAACGCGCGGCGACTTTATCGCCCAGCAGCGCAATAGCCGCGACTTCTACCTGGTCAGCAGCGTCGAAGGCGCCGAACCGCGTCGTCACGATCGAGCCTTGCTGGCGGCCAGTCTGATGAGCGTGCTGATCCTTTGGATGACGCTGGCTTCGCTCTTTGGGGGCGGAGGCCTGGGAGATCCGGCGATCGCCGCGCTGTCGATCGCCGCGCTGATGGTGCTGACGCAATGCGTCAAATCTTCCGACGCGCGAGCCGCCGTTGATCTCCAGGTAGTCGTCACGATCGCCGCCGCGCTGGGGCTAGGGAGTGCGCTGTGGCAAAGCGGCGCCGCCGGCATGATCGCGGAGTCGCTCGTCAATCTGGTCGGGCCACGTCCTTATCTGCTGCTGATCGTGATCTATTTGCTGGCGATGGTCTTTACCGAGATGATCACCAACGCCGCGGTCGCCGCACTGCTGCTGCCGATTGCGATTGCGGTCGCGATGGAAGGGGATTTGAATCCGCGTCCCTTTATCATGGCGATCGCCTTGGCGGCGTCCCTCTCGTTCCTGACGCCGATCGGTTATCAGACCAACTTGATGGTCATGGGCCCCGGCGGTTACAAGCCGCGCGACTACCTGGTGGCCGGCGTTCCGCTCGCACTGATCGTCGCGACGACGGCCCTGGTGCTGATTCCCTTTGTCTGGCCGCTGACGCTAACGAACTAG
- a CDS encoding FkbM family methyltransferase: MIKALGKLYHGFRTDDSHSTKRGTTSSKYYVKDFRYCGKPVSGVFRYGTIDEGIYQGIFREYRLEEISKKLAGRPSTIVDIGGHIGGFSVIAATLLPQANIQVYEYMPENLRMIQSNLLLNNVQNQVQAYNYAVADRSDQVIPKNNFDNIDVHASKEHRTNTGGICIADKATTSQACENGIPTLAAKEIFGPLDQVDVFKIDCEGSEFKILFSLDETDYHKIQMITGEIHHQDDNYGDSKTNGHLWNGPGLLNYLRHFYKNVEVHAQSDTDWGYMQIFSASDPM, encoded by the coding sequence GTGATCAAAGCGCTAGGCAAGTTGTACCATGGTTTCCGCACCGACGATTCCCACTCGACAAAGCGAGGAACGACGTCGAGCAAGTACTACGTCAAGGACTTCCGCTATTGCGGCAAGCCGGTCAGCGGCGTCTTCCGCTACGGCACGATCGACGAAGGGATCTACCAAGGGATCTTCCGCGAATACCGCTTGGAAGAAATCAGCAAGAAGCTCGCGGGTCGTCCGTCGACGATCGTCGATATCGGCGGCCACATCGGCGGCTTCAGCGTGATCGCGGCCACGCTCTTGCCGCAAGCGAACATTCAGGTTTACGAGTACATGCCGGAAAACCTGCGGATGATTCAATCGAACCTGCTGCTCAATAACGTGCAGAATCAGGTCCAAGCGTACAACTACGCCGTCGCCGATCGGAGCGATCAGGTCATTCCGAAGAACAACTTCGACAACATCGACGTGCATGCTTCCAAAGAGCACCGTACCAACACCGGCGGAATCTGCATCGCCGACAAAGCGACGACGAGCCAGGCCTGCGAAAACGGCATCCCGACGTTGGCCGCCAAAGAGATTTTCGGGCCGCTCGATCAGGTCGACGTCTTCAAAATCGACTGCGAAGGTTCGGAGTTCAAAATCTTGTTCAGTCTGGACGAAACCGACTATCACAAGATTCAAATGATCACCGGCGAAATCCACCACCAAGACGACAACTACGGCGACAGCAAAACGAACGGCCACCTCTGGAACGGCCCCGGTTTGCTCAACTACCTGCGTCACTTCTACAAGAACGTCGAAGTCCACGCGCAATCGGATACCGACTGGGGCTACATGCAGATCTTCTCGGCTTCGGATCCGATGTAG